The Dunckerocampus dactyliophorus isolate RoL2022-P2 chromosome 13, RoL_Ddac_1.1, whole genome shotgun sequence genome window below encodes:
- the gyg1a gene encoding glycogenin-1a, with protein sequence MTRKMWSLIPVLDCSQLLRRCPSRCKLAVFPVNTPEPRADSLECTMSDEAFVTLATNDNYAKGAMVLGQSLREHHTTKKLVVLIGRHVGEPCREVLRSIFDEVHLVDILDSGDVAHLALMKRPDLGVTLTKLHCWTLTQYTKCVFMDADTLALTNIDDLFEREELSAAPDPGWPDCFNSGVFVFRPSNETHEKLLAFCDENGSFDGGDQGVLNSFFNTWATADISKHLPFIYNLSSSAVYSYLPAVKHFGRDAKVVHFLGKTKPWNYTYDAQSGEVVGRSDDPDSGRLQSNFLRAWWRLYAASVMPLLQRAYGDEPFDSGFVEAGEDDKLREDKGEQPSAAASAAAGAASDTPIPHQISSEERKQRWEAGEIDYMGDDSFVNIERKLDAFLK encoded by the exons atgacccggaaaatGTGGTCTTTAATTCCTGTGCTGGATTGCTCCCAGCTGCTGAGACGCTGCCCTTCGCGGTGCAAACTCGCCGTGTTCCCCGTCAACACCCCCGAGCCCCGGGCGGACTCCCTCGAGTGCACCATGTCGG ACGAAGCCTTCGTGACGTTGGCCACTAATGATAACTACGCAAAAGGAGCCATGGTTCTCGGCCAGTCGTTACGAGAACACCACACTACCAAGAAGCTGGTCGTCCTCATCGGACGGCATGTGGGAGAGCCTTGCAG AGAAGTGCTGCGTTCCATCTTCGATGAGGTGCACCTGGTGGACATCTTGGACTCTGGTGACGTGGCCCACCTGGCCCTGATGAAGAGACCCGACTTGGGAGTCACGCTGACCAAGCTGCACTGCTGGACGCTCACGCAGTATACAAAGTGTGTGTTCATGGACGCcgacacactg GCACTCACCAACATCGACGATCTCTTTGAGCGGGAGGAGCTATCAGCAGCGCCAGATCCCGGTTGGCCGGACTGTTTCAACTCGGGGGTGTTTGTCTTCCGGCCATCCAACGAGACGCACGAGAAGCTGCTGGCGTTCTGCGACGAGAACGGCAGCTTTGACG GTGGAGATCAGGGGGTGCTCAACAGTTTCTTCAACACGTGGGCCACAGCTGACATTTCCAAGCACCTCCCCTTTATCTACAACCTCAGCAGCAGCGCCGTCTACTCCTACCTGCCTGCTGTTAAACa CTTCGGCCGCGACGCCAAGGTGGTCCACTTCCTGGGCAAGACCAAGCCTTGGAACTACACGTACGACGCCCAGAGCGGCGAGGTGGTGGGCCGCTCCGACGATCCGGACTCGGGCCGCCTGCAGTCAAACTTCTTGCGGGCGTGGTGGCGGCTGTACGCCGCCTCGGTGATGCCATTGCTGCAGCGGGCCTATGGGGACGAGCCGTTCGACAGCGGCTTTGTGGAGGCTGGAGAGGAC GACAAGCTCCGGGAGGACAAGGGGGAGCAGCCGTCCGCCGCCgcctcagcagcagcaggcgcCGCGTCGGACACTCCCATTCCCCACCAGATCTCCTCTGAGGAGAGGAAGCAGCGCTGGGAAGCGGGCGAGATCGACTACATGGGCGACGACTCCTTTGTCAACATCGAGCGCAAGCTGGATGCTTTCCTCAAGTAG